The Desulfofundulus luciae genome contains the following window.
TGCCCTGTTCTACCAGATCCCAGATGACTTCTGTCTGCACTTCTACCCCGTCAACGGCAGACACCACAAACAGGGCAGTCTCTACTACCCGCAGTACACCGCGTACTTCCCCGATAAAATCAGAGTAACCCGGGGTATCTAAAATGTTCAACTTGCAATTTTGCCATTCGCAAGGTACCAGGCTGGTATGAATGGTTACCTGGCGATTGATTTCCTCGGGATGGTAATCGGCGGTGGTGGTGCCATCTTCTACCCGGCCCAGTCGGGTAATGGCCCCGGTATTAAAAAGCATTGCCTCCACTAAAGAGGTCTTGCCGGCGCCGCCGTGGGCTATCACGCCGATGTTACGGATTTGAGAAGTCTGGTAGTTTTTCAAAATCCCGTTACCTCCTTTTTTTGTAAATAATGGTTTCCCCCAGGTCTGTATTCTATACTCTATCGCAGCCAGAACTGGGCATATCTGGATTAGGCAACAAAAAACAGCCCCACCACGGGTGCCCTTTTATGCAACGCCTTTTTGCTCTTTATTACGTTGCTTAAGGTCCTGTTATTCTACGCCATACTCGCAAAATCCTTTGGAAATAAGAAAATTTTTTCGACAGACATTCTGGCGGGCTTGACAAGGTTGGCCACATAGGTACCTGGGTACGAACATACATATAGCAAGAGGTGGCAGAACATGTCCCGGCAATCCTTTGTCTATGGTGCTTTTATCCTCTTGCTGGCCAGCCTGTGCAACCGGCTGATCGGGTTTGCTTATCAGATTTTGATGATCCGGCTGATCCGCCCGGAGGGGGTTGGCCTTTTTAACATGGTCTATCCCATCTACGTCCTGGTGCTGGTTCTGGCCACCGCCGGGATTCCGGTGGCTATTTCCAAACTGATGGCCGAAGAGGTGGCCCAGGGCAACCTGGGGGGAGCCTACCGGGTTTTCTCCGTCGCCTTTTGGTGTATTGTAGCCAGCAGTCTATTCTTTACCCTGGTGCTTATCCTGGGCGCACCCCTATTGCAGAAGTACGTTTTCCCCAACCCGAAAGTGTACTACTGTTTTCTTAGTCTGGTCCCAGGTATTATCGTCGTATCCCTTTGCTCGGCTTTTCGCGGCTTTTTCCAGGGACTGCAGCAAATGACCCCTACGGCCGTAACCCAGGTGGTGGAACAGCTGGTCCGGGTGATTGCCGGTTTGGGAATTGCCTGGTTCATGCTGCCCCGGGGAATAGAGTATGCAGCCATGGGTATTTCCCTGGGAGTGGTGCTGGGAGAATTTGTCGGTTTTCTGTTCATGCTGGCCATTTATTTAAAAAAACGCCCTTTCCTTTCCCCTTTTGCTGTTTATTGTCCGGAACCGGTACTGAAGGTTACCGGCCGGATCTTCGATCTGGCCGTACCTGTGACCCTGACCCGTTTTGTTTCCACTGCCTTTTTATCGGTGGACGCCATGCTGATTCCCCGGCGCCTCCAGGCAGCAGGTATGACCATAAATGAGGCTACGGGAGTATACGGTCAATTTGTTGGAATTGCCGAATCACTCCTGTTTACCCCCAGTATTGTGACCATTTCTTTAGCCACGGCTCTGGTTCCGGCCATAAGTGATGCCCTGGCGCAAAATGACCTTTCCTTGGTGCGTGGCCGTACGGAAGAAGCTTTGCGTCTGACCATGCTGGCCGGATTGCCCGCCACGGCGGTTTTTTTCCTTCTGCCAGGGGAGTTATGCCATGCAATTTTCGGCTATGCCGACGCCGGCGTGGCTCTGGGCACCCTGGCCCTGGGGGGGCCGTTTCTTTACCTGCAGCAGACTACCACGGGAATTTTGCAGGGATTGGGTCGTGCCGAAAGGCCATTGCGCAACCTGATTATTGCCGCCGCTTTTAAGGTAGCCGGCATTTACTACCTTACAGCCATTCCCGCGCTGGGCATCAGGGGTACCGCCCTCTCCCTGTGTACCGCTTATATCATTATGTCCCTGTTGAATTACCGGGACTTAAGAAAAATCATCGCTCTAAGGGTGGATTTTGGTTATTGCCTGGGTAAACCGCTGGTGGCCACCGCGGGCATGGCGGTGGTTATGTGGTATGCCCGTAACTTTATGCTGGGTTCCGATGATCTATCCCGTATCGGCCTTTTGATTGTGCTTTTCCTGGGGGGTGCGACCTATTTACTTTTGTTGTTTCTTTCCGGTGGGGTGCACAGCCATGATTTGCGACGCCTGGCCTCCTTCCTGGGCTGGCGCCGTTAAAAATTAAAGATTACTTCCCCCCACTGCTGGCGAAGAGTTTGCAATGACTGGTAATCAGTCAGGTCCAGTTGGATTGGCGTAATGGAGATAAAATTTTGTTTTATGGCCTGCACGTCCGTGTCATCGCCGTTTTCATCCAGGTCCAGCGGTTCTCCGGCCATCCAATAATAAATGCGCCCGCGGGGATCGGTACGTTTATGGAAAATATTCACATACCGCCGGTTGCCCAGGCGGGTAAAGCGTATGCCCCGGGGCTTAGCTGGCGGTACATTAATATTTAATAATGTTCCACGGGGCAGGCCCTTTTGCATGGTTAGGTTGACCACCTTTCGGGCCACTTCCGCAGCCGTGGTAAAATCATGGCTGCCATAGCTGGTTAAGGAAATAGCCAGGGCCGGAAAACCATTAATAATTCCTTCGATGGCTGCGGAAACCGTCCCGGAATAAAGGACATCGGTGCCCAGGTTAGGTCCCTGGTTAATGCCGGCAACCACCAGGGCCGGGGGATCGGGCAACAGATCCTCCACGGCCAGCTTCACACAATCGGCCGGTGTGCCGTCCACGGCCCAGGCCCTAGCCTTAATACCGGGAATACTAACCGTTTCCAGGCGCAGGGGGCGGTGAACGGTAATCCCGTGGCCGGTGGCGCTGCGTTCCCGGTCCGGAGCCACGATATAAAGCTCACCCAATTCCTGCAGGCTCTCGGCCAGGGCTTTTAAACCGGGGGCATGAATGCCGTCATCATTGCTTAGCAAAACAATCATGGTACCCTCCGCTTATATTTCATAAATTGAAATAATCATCTTACCCTTCTCGGGATCTTTGGTTAAACCAAACATTACTTTTTTATGCTTCAGGTTTTTATTTAAGAAATCGATTACCTTGTACATTTCCGGATAGGGAGCAAAGCTTTTGGTAGCTATTAATTCCAGCTTGCCTTCTTTTTCCTTCATCGGTTTTTACCTCCAAAGGTATTGGTTAGCTAGCCCTTAATGAGGGCCAGGGCTTCCGCCCTCGTAGCCTCGCTTCTTTGGAAGGAACCACGAACTGCCGAGGTAATGGTTTTCGAGCCAGGCTTACGGATTCCCCGAAGAGTCATGCACATGTGCTCCGCCTCAATTACAACCAGTACACCTTGCGGATTTAGCCGGCGCATAATACTGTCGGCGATCTGGGTGGTCAGGCGCTCTTGTAATTGAGGGCGTTTAGCGAATCCTTCCACCACCCGCGCCAGCTTGGAAAGCCCCGTTACTTTACCCCGCCTGGGTATATAGGCTACATGGGCCTTGCCAAAGAAGGGTAGCAGGTGATGCTCGCACATAGAATATATGGGGATGTCTTTCACCAGGATCATTTCTTCATGTTCCTCGGTAAATATTTTTTCTAAGTGTAATTCCGGATTTTCCCACAAACCACAAAAAATTTCTTTGTACATTCTGGCTACCCGAGCCGGCGTTTCCCTAAGCCCCTCCCGTTCAGGGTCCTCACCGATGGCTTCTAGAATCATGCGTACCGCTTTTTCAATTTTTTCGGTATCAATCATTATCTCTCCCTCCTGACATTACAAATGACCCAAAAATTTGTGCGTCTGGGGGATGACCCTGACGTCGGTTAGTCTTTCCAGGGCCCGGGATTGCCAGGTGATTGCTTTTTCCGGTTTTAACCGGGTTTTACCTTCAGGGGTTGTCACCGGCTGGATCACCAGGGGGATATCCCCCACGCTGCAGATCAAGTCCAAGGCCCTTTCTATTTCTTCCGGTTTGCTGTCTTCATCCACTACGAGCTTCACGAATAAATATTTTCCGCGGGCCAGCTTTAGAAATGCCCTGTGTTCCTGCCAGCAGGGTTCTATGTTAGCGGTTCCCGGTAATTTAATATCCATGGCGATAATGTCAACCAGGGGAAGTATTCTTTCCAAGCTGTCCGGTAAGGTGCCGTTGGTTTCCAGGTAGATACCATGTCTGGTTTCCTTGAGGAGGGGAATGAGCTCCAAAAGAAAGGATGTATGGAGCAGCGGTTCTCCCCCCGTCAGACTAATGGAGTGATGGATGGCTGGATTTAATTTCCTGATCTTCAAGGCCACCTCCTGGGGAGTGAGGGGGTTGGGTAACAAAATAAATTCTCGGCTGCCCGGTCGGGCTTCCCAGCGGCAATGCCGGGGTGTGTTTCGGGGTGTGTCACAATAGCTACAGGCCAGGTTACAGCCGGCAAAGCGCAAAAAAATTTGCCGGCAACCCACCCAGATACCTTCACCCTGGATGGAGGAAAAAATTTCAATCAGGGGGGCAACCGGGGAGGACACCTAACCCACCCCCCTTACTTTACATCTGGAACGTTTCACGCCCTGCATTTCGTCGGCATAGGCCCGGCCAATCTCCCTGGCCAACTCCGGGATTAGTGCCACCGGCCAGCCCAGTTCCACCAGGCCTGCTGCCGGTACCGGTGTATTTTCCGCCGTTATATTTAAAGCCGTATGAATCATGGTGGATACGGGCGTGGCGGTAGCAATGGAAATGGACAGCTTGCGTTCCTGGTAGTATAAGTCATCCCCTGCCCGTTGCAGGCCGTGCCCCTTTTGCTCCAGTATTTCTCGGATTATGGCTACCAGCAGCCGTTGTCGCAGGACCGCCCTTTCTAAATCGTGATCAAAGTGTTCCACAATGAAATGCAACATATCATCACCGTAAATGGGTGATTGGGCTCGTACATCCTCCAGATCAACCATGTGATCGAAATGGACGCGGCAGGGCCCCCTGAAGGCCACAATACTGTCCCCTAACAAGCCAAAGGAGCGGTAGGCCCAAAGGGATGAAAGTTGTGTACCGTCGTACAGGATGGTCTGGGGAGCAAAATAAACGTGCATGGATTTCACCTCCGGATCCAACCCTCTAGCCCTGCGGCGGCCATGGCCCGGCCAAGTCGCCGGCAACTTTCACAGCGCCCGCACATGGTCTGTCCACCATAGTAGCAGCTCCAGATCAGGTGCCACGGTACCCCCAGGTACTGCCCCAGGCGCACTATTTCCACTTTATTTAGTCTGGCGGTGTAGCTGACTACGCGCACACCGCTGGCCGTAGAATAGGCCAGGGAGCTGTTGATGGCCTCTAAGAAATCAAGGCTGTTATCGGGAAAAGTAGCCGCTTCTTCCCGGTTAAAACCGGTTACCACCTGCTCACAGCCCAAAGCTTCCGCAAAACACGCGGCAATGTTAATGAACAGGCCGTTCCGATTGGGTACCCATACTGCGGCGGCCGTAGCCGTAGCCTGCTGGGGATCGTTTAAAGATTCTTCCAGAGGTTCCGGGATGGTTTCTTCCCTGTTCACCAGGGAGGTAGTGGTAACCTCACCCAGAAAGGGCAGCTGGATTACCCGGTGGGCTAGTTTATAATAGGCAGCCAGGGCTGAGGCAGCGGCAATTTCCCTTGCAGCCGCCCGCTGGCCGTAATCCATGGTCAGGCAAAGTTCTACCTGACCTTCGCGTAAGGCCTGGGCCATGGAAACGGTGGAATCCAGGCCACCGGAAAGCAAAACAATACTTTTCACGGTATGACATCCTCCCGGTAGCTGGCACAGACATCGGGGGATTCCCAAACCCGTACTTCGCTTATGGTCAAATCGGGGGGCAGCAACGACTTCAGTTTATAAAAAATGTGTCTGGCCAGGTTTTCCGCGGTGGGGTTAAAATTAAGTTCATTGAACGGGTGTAAATCATTTAGATAGCTGTGATCCAGTTCCCCTACTATCTTGCCTACCAGTTCCTTTAAGGCTCGAAAGTCAATGAGCATACCGCAAGAGTCCAGTTTCTCTCCCCCCACCGAAACCTCTACGGTCCAGGTGTGTCCGTGCAGTCGGGCACACTGACCCTGGTAATTGACCAGGCGGTGGGCGGCTGCAAAGCGCTTAATTACAGTTAACCGGTACATATGTTTAATTCCTCCACCGAGTAGTATGACTCAACCACCTGGATTTTAACTATTTCGCCACCCTTCCCGAACGTCCTTCTACTTCCGACGGGACAAAGACAAAAAAGAAACCCGGCAACGAAAACAAAGACGGCGGACATCCCCGGGCGATACGGGAAGACCGCCGTAAAAGGTGAAAGAAGATTATTTTATTTAACAAATTTACCTGCATACGAATTTTCCGCAGGACAATCCCAAAGCCCGATTGTAACATTCCACGGCTTCCGAGATGCGCCCCATCTCGTTCAGCACGTTTCCCCGCATGCCCCAGCTTTCCGGGCAGCCGGGTTGCCGGGCCAGTATCTGGTCACATAGGGCCATGGCCTCGTCATAGCGTTTCAACTTTACCAAACATGCTGCCTTGTTCAGGAGAATTGTTTGGTTATCCGGGTCCACGGCCAGTGCCCGGTCGTAGAGTTGGAGTGCTTCCTCGTGCCTGCCCACTTCATCCAAGCACAAGGCATAGTTGTTCAAGGTTGTGGTGTCATTGGAGCTACATCGCAGGGCGTTTCCATAACAGGAAAGGGCTTTTTGATATAATTGGGCCCGGTGGTAGCAGGAGGCCAGATTGGAAAGTACGGTGGCGTCACCCGGGCACATTTCTTTGGCCAGTTCATAACAGGCAATGGCCTCCTCATGTCGCCCCAAATGGGACAAACTGTATCCCTTGTTATTCATAATTTCTACGTTATTTAACCCCCCGGCCTGTGCCCGCTGGTAGTATTCCAAGGCCTCTTCGTGCCGGCCCAGCTTGCTGGCCGCCAGCCCCATATTCAGGTATAGTTCAGGACTGGCTCCATGACAGAGCAGAACCTGCCGGAACACGGCCAGAGCCTGTTCGGCCCTTCCTATTTCCAGTAGTTGCACGCCTATTTCATCCAGAGGCGGCGTGTCGGGCCTCCTCTGAAAAAGAATTCCAAATAGGCCTAAAAAGCGGGGCGGGGAATTCTTTCTCTCTTTGACGGGAGGAGCAGGATTTTTCTCCTTTTCTTCCAGGGAGTAAGTACCGGTCTTTTGTATCAGCCGGGAGGCATTAAAAGCCCGTTGGTTGGTCCGGTTAAGCCAGTACAAGAGGCAGGTTTTACCCTGTTCCCCGGCCACTTTTTTCCAGTGCAGGATTGCCCGGTCCAGGCGGCCCCGTTTCAGGCACAGCCTGGTTGCGTGCAGGTGGAGTGTTGCTTGTCTGGGTTCAAGCCGCATGGCCCGGTCAATCCAGCGCAGGGCCTGTTCGTCGGCCCCCAGGGCTTCCAGAATGCGGGCCCCTACTTGCCACAAAACGGCCAAGGTACTCTGGCGCTTCAGTGCAGGTAGTGGGTTCCACATCTGAATCGCTCCTTCTTCCGATATGTGTTAAGTCCCATTTCTTTCTGGTCCCTGGTTTTTCCTGCTAATAAATGTAACTTTATTCCATCAAATATTCTCTTCTTACGACAGGATGCTCAAAAAGAAAAACCGGAGGTGACAATATGTTACCTCCGGCTACTGGCAAAATTAAAGTTATGGAAGTACCTGATAGCCCGCCCTTTCAACTGCCCTGGCCAGTTCCTCCATGGTTACCTTGGGATTGTGGGTAACTGTGGCCCTTTTGTTGTCCAGATCAACTAAAACGTCCCTTACTCCGTCAATTTGCTTTAAAGCCCTTTCCACTGCAGCCTTGCAATGGTTGCAGGACATCCCTTCAATCTTTAGCCATGTCGTTTGAATCGTCAAAGGATTTTGCACCCCCTTCCTTTACCAGATAGCCGTTTTTTATTATCCCCCGGATTGTATTCGTATAAGAACAGGAACAGCCGGTGATATATAAAATCGGTACTATCGTCGGCACTTAAGGATTGAGACGACGGGAAACGACCGCTTTTTTTAAAGGAGGAACAAGTGGTGACGGAAAAGAAAAAAAAGCAACCTTTTGCTAAAGGCAATGCCTTTATCCCGGAGGCTACCGGTTCGGCCACTATGGTTAACCTTGATGGCCAGTGGGAACACGATTTTGTTGATGATCCCACTCCCCCCGGTTCTTCCGAAGAAAAGTCTCCAGAAAGGGCGGGTGATACGTCAGGCAAAAAAAGACCCTAGTGCGGGCATCTGACCTCAAGCCAGGGGCGCTGGGATGCCTTGTCTCATGCCTGTTTGAGCGTACCGGAAAACTGCCGCAGCCGGAATTCTGTTCCCAGCTTGCGGGCAATTTCCCGGCACTTTTCCACGTCAACGCCCGGCCATTCCACAACCGAAAGGACCACCTTGGGAATTTGTCCAACACAACAGCGGGCAAAATCTAACACGGCCTGGTAGGCTTTCTCCCCGTATATGGGCCGGCAAATTTCTAGGTAGCGGTCGGCCGACTGCGCGTTTAAGCTGATACAAATGGCATCTACCAGGTCTTTTAATTCCAGGACCACGTTTCTTTGATAGACTAGATTCGCCTGCCCGTTAGTGTTAATTCTGATTTGCGCCCCCCTTTTTTTTAGCTGCTCTGCTACCTCCCTGACTACTTCCAAACGCATTAGCGGTTCCCCATAACCACAGAAAACTATTTCCCGGTAGCAGGTGGGGTCTTGCACGGCGGCAAGCACCTCTTCCGGGGATGGTTCCTGTTTGAGCCAGAGATCATAGCCAACACCCTCGGAGGTGCGGCGGATGCAAAAGAGGCAGTTGTTTGTACA
Protein-coding sequences here:
- the spoVB gene encoding stage V sporulation protein B, producing MSRQSFVYGAFILLLASLCNRLIGFAYQILMIRLIRPEGVGLFNMVYPIYVLVLVLATAGIPVAISKLMAEEVAQGNLGGAYRVFSVAFWCIVASSLFFTLVLILGAPLLQKYVFPNPKVYYCFLSLVPGIIVVSLCSAFRGFFQGLQQMTPTAVTQVVEQLVRVIAGLGIAWFMLPRGIEYAAMGISLGVVLGEFVGFLFMLAIYLKKRPFLSPFAVYCPEPVLKVTGRIFDLAVPVTLTRFVSTAFLSVDAMLIPRRLQAAGMTINEATGVYGQFVGIAESLLFTPSIVTISLATALVPAISDALAQNDLSLVRGRTEEALRLTMLAGLPATAVFFLLPGELCHAIFGYADAGVALGTLALGGPFLYLQQTTTGILQGLGRAERPLRNLIIAAAFKVAGIYYLTAIPALGIRGTALSLCTAYIIMSLLNYRDLRKIIALRVDFGYCLGKPLVATAGMAVVMWYARNFMLGSDDLSRIGLLIVLFLGGATYLLLLFLSGGVHSHDLRRLASFLGWRR
- the surE gene encoding 5'/3'-nucleotidase SurE, with translation MIVLLSNDDGIHAPGLKALAESLQELGELYIVAPDRERSATGHGITVHRPLRLETVSIPGIKARAWAVDGTPADCVKLAVEDLLPDPPALVVAGINQGPNLGTDVLYSGTVSAAIEGIINGFPALAISLTSYGSHDFTTAAEVARKVVNLTMQKGLPRGTLLNINVPPAKPRGIRFTRLGNRRYVNIFHKRTDPRGRIYYWMAGEPLDLDENGDDTDVQAIKQNFISITPIQLDLTDYQSLQTLRQQWGEVIFNF
- a CDS encoding YpmA family protein, with product MKEKEGKLELIATKSFAPYPEMYKVIDFLNKNLKHKKVMFGLTKDPEKGKMIISIYEI
- the folE gene encoding GTP cyclohydrolase I FolE, coding for MIDTEKIEKAVRMILEAIGEDPEREGLRETPARVARMYKEIFCGLWENPELHLEKIFTEEHEEMILVKDIPIYSMCEHHLLPFFGKAHVAYIPRRGKVTGLSKLARVVEGFAKRPQLQERLTTQIADSIMRRLNPQGVLVVIEAEHMCMTLRGIRKPGSKTITSAVRGSFQRSEATRAEALALIKG
- a CDS encoding 7-carboxy-7-deazaguanine synthase QueE, encoding MSSPVAPLIEIFSSIQGEGIWVGCRQIFLRFAGCNLACSYCDTPRNTPRHCRWEARPGSREFILLPNPLTPQEVALKIRKLNPAIHHSISLTGGEPLLHTSFLLELIPLLKETRHGIYLETNGTLPDSLERILPLVDIIAMDIKLPGTANIEPCWQEHRAFLKLARGKYLFVKLVVDEDSKPEEIERALDLICSVGDIPLVIQPVTTPEGKTRLKPEKAITWQSRALERLTDVRVIPQTHKFLGHL
- a CDS encoding DUF366 family protein — protein: MHVYFAPQTILYDGTQLSSLWAYRSFGLLGDSIVAFRGPCRVHFDHMVDLEDVRAQSPIYGDDMLHFIVEHFDHDLERAVLRQRLLVAIIREILEQKGHGLQRAGDDLYYQERKLSISIATATPVSTMIHTALNITAENTPVPAAGLVELGWPVALIPELAREIGRAYADEMQGVKRSRCKVRGVG
- the queC gene encoding 7-cyano-7-deazaguanine synthase QueC; this encodes MKSIVLLSGGLDSTVSMAQALREGQVELCLTMDYGQRAAAREIAAASALAAYYKLAHRVIQLPFLGEVTTTSLVNREETIPEPLEESLNDPQQATATAAAVWVPNRNGLFINIAACFAEALGCEQVVTGFNREEAATFPDNSLDFLEAINSSLAYSTASGVRVVSYTARLNKVEIVRLGQYLGVPWHLIWSCYYGGQTMCGRCESCRRLGRAMAAAGLEGWIRR
- the queD gene encoding 6-carboxytetrahydropterin synthase QueD; its protein translation is MYRLTVIKRFAAAHRLVNYQGQCARLHGHTWTVEVSVGGEKLDSCGMLIDFRALKELVGKIVGELDHSYLNDLHPFNELNFNPTAENLARHIFYKLKSLLPPDLTISEVRVWESPDVCASYREDVIP
- a CDS encoding tetratricopeptide repeat protein, producing MWQVGARILEALGADEQALRWIDRAMRLEPRQATLHLHATRLCLKRGRLDRAILHWKKVAGEQGKTCLLYWLNRTNQRAFNASRLIQKTGTYSLEEKEKNPAPPVKERKNSPPRFLGLFGILFQRRPDTPPLDEIGVQLLEIGRAEQALAVFRQVLLCHGASPELYLNMGLAASKLGRHEEALEYYQRAQAGGLNNVEIMNNKGYSLSHLGRHEEAIACYELAKEMCPGDATVLSNLASCYHRAQLYQKALSCYGNALRCSSNDTTTLNNYALCLDEVGRHEEALQLYDRALAVDPDNQTILLNKAACLVKLKRYDEAMALCDQILARQPGCPESWGMRGNVLNEMGRISEAVECYNRALGLSCGKFVCR
- a CDS encoding heavy-metal-associated domain-containing protein; amino-acid sequence: MTIQTTWLKIEGMSCNHCKAAVERALKQIDGVRDVLVDLDNKRATVTHNPKVTMEELARAVERAGYQVLP
- a CDS encoding TatD family nuclease-associated radical SAM protein, which codes for MAGQIVAYPLGQNLYLNITNRCTNNCLFCIRRTSEGVGYDLWLKQEPSPEEVLAAVQDPTCYREIVFCGYGEPLMRLEVVREVAEQLKKRGAQIRINTNGQANLVYQRNVVLELKDLVDAICISLNAQSADRYLEICRPIYGEKAYQAVLDFARCCVGQIPKVVLSVVEWPGVDVEKCREIARKLGTEFRLRQFSGTLKQA